A window from Mangifera indica cultivar Alphonso chromosome 2, CATAS_Mindica_2.1, whole genome shotgun sequence encodes these proteins:
- the LOC123208670 gene encoding uncharacterized protein LOC123208670 → MEALPSHNSSPLLTFKAGTARSPLRGLSKIYFIIVQLKITQKTSVKAKENEKERSFLVEYLMNSCGLSLESAISAAKTYKLKNTETAASVLRLLRGHGFTNNQVSKIIRMFPRVISYNPEAAILPNIQFFRSIGLSRKDLPHLILKCPILLVKSLGNRIVPNYNCLKNVGGLDEKVVRALKGNYQLLQLM, encoded by the exons ATGGAGGCGCTGCCCAGCCACAACAGTTCACCGTTACTCACATTTAAAGCGGGGACAGCTCGTTCGCCGTTACGAGGATTGAGTAAGATTTACTTCATTATCGTGCAGCTAAAGATTACTCAG AAGACATCAGTAAAAGctaaggaaaatgaaaaagaaagatcatTTTTGGTCGAATACTTGATGAACTCATGCGGGTTATCTTTAGAATCTGCCATTTCTGCTgctaaaacatataaattgaagaaCACAGAAACAGCGGCCTCAGTCCTTAGGCTTCTCAGAGGCCATGGGTTCACCAATAACCAGGTCTCTAAAATAATAAGAATGTTCCCACGAGTTATTTCATATAATCCTGAGGCGGCAATTTTACCCAATATTCAATTTTTCCGTTCTATAGGGCTTTCAAGGAAGGACCTTCCCCATTTGATATTGAAATGTCCTATTTTATTAGTTAAGAGTTTAGGTAATCGTATTGTTCCCAATTACAATTGCCTCAAGAATGTGGGCGGTCTAGATGAAAAGGTTGTCAGGGCTCTAAAGGGCAATTACCAGCTTCTTCAACTGATGTAG
- the LOC123209406 gene encoding E3 ubiquitin protein ligase DRIP2-like isoform X1, with product MAGAVVKVKREILEACMTCPLCNKLFDEATTISKCLHTFCKKCIYVKLADDDVGYCPVCHIDLGCLPVEKLRADHNLEDVRAKIFPYRRRKVQAPEVMPSISLPAKRKERSLSSLVVSTPKVPLQTGLTGKRTKGSTRKASALRGCGFVIEDKKEDSAEDRPISSSSPDSFVKITQNKRQDSCKAEPYNEQRAYEDTENDVKMMEGKTDLWTPLNCLVEAANRTKSSKSSSQGLSLVKSDLHNDPDSELFRPETNFKVGLPNAPGREVCLSRSKLKEHGQNTKFHDDKNGKILLSGPIKRRRLHAAAKKREPESNELCAAAEVMVDASGAKHKRRNSPVWFSLVALEDQKDDACLPQISACYLRIKDGKMPVSFIQKYLVKKLDLGSEAEVEILCRGEPVLPTLQLHNLVDLWFRTTSTAKKVPASVGSSAKDFVMVLSYCRKVLVS from the exons ATGGCGGGGGCGGTGGTGAAAGTTAAGAGAGAGATACTTGAAGCATGCATGACATGCCCTCTTTGTAACAAGTTGTTTGATGAAGCCACTACAATCTCTAAGTGTCTTCACACCT TCTGCAAGAAGTGCATATATGTGAAGCTCGCGGATGATGATGTGGGGTATTGTCCTGTATGCCATATCGATCTGGGCTGTCTTCCTGTGGAGAAGCTAAG GGCAGACCACAATCTCGAAGATGTAAGAGCTAAAATATTCCCGTATAGAAGAAGAAAGGTTCAAGCTCCTGAAGTTATGCCTTCTATTTCTCTTCCAGCCAAAAGGAAGGAGAGGTCACTATCATCATTGGTGGTCAGCACTCCCAAAGTGCCTCTGCAGACTGGTCTGACTGGAAAGAGGACAAAAGGAAGTACAAGAAAGGCTTCAGCTTTACGAGGATGTGGTTTTGTTATTGAAGACAAGAAGGAAGATTCTGCTGAAGATCGTCCAATAAGCTCAAGCTCACCTgattcttttgttaaaattactcaaaataaaAGGCAG GATTCTTGCAAGGCTGAGCCTTATAATGAGCAAAGGGCTTATGAAGATACTGAGAATGATGTTAAAATGATGGAAGGGAAAACTGATCTCTGGACACCTTTAAACTGTCTTGTAGAAGCTGCGAACAGAACCAAGTCTTCCAAGTCAAGTTCACAGGGGCTTTCTCTTGTCAAATCAGATCTGCATAATGACCCTGATTCTGAACTATTTAGGCCTGAAACCAATTTTAAAGTAGGTTTGCCAAATGCTCCTGGCCGTGAAGTATGCTTGTCTAGATCCAAACTGAAGGAGCATGGACAGAATACAAAATTCCATGATGACAAGAATGGAAAAATTTTACTTTCAGGACCCATAAAGCGTAGAAGGTTGCATGCAGCAGCTAAGAAGAGGGAACCTGAATCTAATGAGTTGTGTGCTGCTGCAGAAGTCATGGTTGATGCTTCAGGAGCTAAGCATAAAAGAAGGAATAGTCCAGTCTGGTTCTCATTAGTTGCCTTGGAAGATCA GAAAGATGATGCTTGCTTGCCACAGATCTCAGCATGCTACTTGAGGATAAA GGATGGTAAAATGCCCGTCTCATTTATTCAGAAGTACCTTGTGAAGAAACTCGATCTTGGCAGTGAAGCTGAG GTGGAGATATTATGCAGGGGTGAGCCGGTGCTTCCAACATTGCAGCTTCATAACTTAGTAGACCTGTGGTTTCGGACAACATCAACAGCGAAGAAGGTACCGGCATCTGTGGGCTCATCAGCAAAGGACTTCGTAATGGTGTTATCATACTGCAGAAAAGTCCTAGTCTCCTGA
- the LOC123204874 gene encoding photosystem II reaction center W protein, chloroplastic-like → MALISTSNLSALLPPATKAATTVRLSSLYGLPVEAMATKGRVKCTVEEKTPAAFNVAMSSKGSMATSLMAAAAAVSTAAAGPAMALVDERMSTEGTGLPFGLSNNILGWILLGVFGLIWSLYIVYAGDLEEDEDSGLSL, encoded by the exons ATGGCCTTAATCTCAACTTCAAACTTGTCTGCATTGCTTCCCCCCGCAACTAAGGCAGCAACAACTGTTCGCTTATCATCCCTCTATG GGCTGCCAGTTGAAGCAATGGCAACAAAGGGACGTGTGAAGTGCACTGTTGAGGAGAAGACACCTGCTGCCTTCAATGTAGCCATGAGCTCAAAAGGCAGCATGGCTACATCATTGATGGCGGCAGCAGCAGCCGTGAGCACTGCCGCTGCAGGCCCAGCCATGGCTTTAGTGGATGAAAGAATGAGCACCGAAGGAACAGGCCTTCCTTTCGGACTAAGTAACAACATTTTGGGGTGGATCCTTCTTGGTGTTTTCGGGTTGATTTGGTCTCTCTATATTGTTTACGCCGGTGACCTCGAAGAGGACGAGGATTCTGGATTGTCCCTttaa
- the LOC123209406 gene encoding E3 ubiquitin protein ligase DRIP2-like isoform X2 — translation MAGAVVKVKREILEACMTCPLCNKLFDEATTISKCLHTFCKKCIYVKLADDDVGYCPVCHIDLGCLPVEKLRADHNLEDVRAKIFPYRRRKVQAPEVMPSISLPAKRKERSLSSLVVSTPKVPLQTGLTGKRTKGSTRKASALRGCGFVIEDKKEDSAEDRPISSSSPDSFVKITQNKRQDSCKAEPYNEQRAYEDTENDVKMMEGKTDLWTPLNCLVEAANRTKSSKSSSQGLSLVKSDLHNDPDSELFRPETNFKVGLPNAPGREVCLSRSKLKEHGQNTKFHDDKNGKILLSGPIKRRRLHAAAKKREPESNELCAAAEVMVDASGAKHKRRNSPVWFSLVALEDQDGKMPVSFIQKYLVKKLDLGSEAEVEILCRGEPVLPTLQLHNLVDLWFRTTSTAKKVPASVGSSAKDFVMVLSYCRKVLVS, via the exons ATGGCGGGGGCGGTGGTGAAAGTTAAGAGAGAGATACTTGAAGCATGCATGACATGCCCTCTTTGTAACAAGTTGTTTGATGAAGCCACTACAATCTCTAAGTGTCTTCACACCT TCTGCAAGAAGTGCATATATGTGAAGCTCGCGGATGATGATGTGGGGTATTGTCCTGTATGCCATATCGATCTGGGCTGTCTTCCTGTGGAGAAGCTAAG GGCAGACCACAATCTCGAAGATGTAAGAGCTAAAATATTCCCGTATAGAAGAAGAAAGGTTCAAGCTCCTGAAGTTATGCCTTCTATTTCTCTTCCAGCCAAAAGGAAGGAGAGGTCACTATCATCATTGGTGGTCAGCACTCCCAAAGTGCCTCTGCAGACTGGTCTGACTGGAAAGAGGACAAAAGGAAGTACAAGAAAGGCTTCAGCTTTACGAGGATGTGGTTTTGTTATTGAAGACAAGAAGGAAGATTCTGCTGAAGATCGTCCAATAAGCTCAAGCTCACCTgattcttttgttaaaattactcaaaataaaAGGCAG GATTCTTGCAAGGCTGAGCCTTATAATGAGCAAAGGGCTTATGAAGATACTGAGAATGATGTTAAAATGATGGAAGGGAAAACTGATCTCTGGACACCTTTAAACTGTCTTGTAGAAGCTGCGAACAGAACCAAGTCTTCCAAGTCAAGTTCACAGGGGCTTTCTCTTGTCAAATCAGATCTGCATAATGACCCTGATTCTGAACTATTTAGGCCTGAAACCAATTTTAAAGTAGGTTTGCCAAATGCTCCTGGCCGTGAAGTATGCTTGTCTAGATCCAAACTGAAGGAGCATGGACAGAATACAAAATTCCATGATGACAAGAATGGAAAAATTTTACTTTCAGGACCCATAAAGCGTAGAAGGTTGCATGCAGCAGCTAAGAAGAGGGAACCTGAATCTAATGAGTTGTGTGCTGCTGCAGAAGTCATGGTTGATGCTTCAGGAGCTAAGCATAAAAGAAGGAATAGTCCAGTCTGGTTCTCATTAGTTGCCTTGGAAGATCA GGATGGTAAAATGCCCGTCTCATTTATTCAGAAGTACCTTGTGAAGAAACTCGATCTTGGCAGTGAAGCTGAG GTGGAGATATTATGCAGGGGTGAGCCGGTGCTTCCAACATTGCAGCTTCATAACTTAGTAGACCTGTGGTTTCGGACAACATCAACAGCGAAGAAGGTACCGGCATCTGTGGGCTCATCAGCAAAGGACTTCGTAATGGTGTTATCATACTGCAGAAAAGTCCTAGTCTCCTGA
- the LOC123204864 gene encoding pathogenesis-related protein PR-4-like, which translates to METFSRLCLVFLTIMASTAAAQQCGRQAGGKTCANNLCCSQYGYCGSTDAYCSPAQGCQSNCNSGGGSSGGGGGGESASNVRATYHFYYPQQNGWDLRAVSAYCSTWDADKPLAWRQKYGWTAFCGPAGTHGQAACGKCLRVTNSRTGAQAIVRIVDQCSNGGLDLDAAVFNQLDTDGRGYAQGHLIVNYQFVNCGD; encoded by the exons ATGGAGACATTTAGCAGGCTTTGTTTGGTGTTTTTAACTATAATGGCCTCCACAGCCGCCGCCCAGCAATGTGGGAGGCAAGCTGGCGGCAAAACCTGTGCCAACAATCTCTGTTGTAGCCAATATGGTTACTGTGGATCGACTGATGCATATTGTTCACCTGCCCAAGGTTGTCAAAGTAATTGTAATTCTGGTGGTGGAAGCAGtggtggcggtggtggtggtgaaaGTGCTTCTAATGTGAGAGCTACTTATCATTTCTACTACCCTCAGCAAAATGGTTGGGATTTGAGGGCAGTAAGCGCTTACTGCTCCACATGGGACGCCGACAAACCATTGGCATGGCGCCAGAAATATGGATGGACTGCTTTTTGTGGACCGGCTGGGACTCATGGACAAGCTGCTTGTGGCAAGTGCTTAAGG GTGACTAACAGTCGAACAGGCGCACAAGCCATAGTGAGAATCGTTGATCAATGCAGTAATGGAGGCTTAGATTTGGATGCTGCGGTGTTTAATCAATTAGACACTGATGGAAGAGGGTATGCCCAGGGCCATCTTATCGTCAACTACCAGTTTGTGAATTGCGGAGACTGA
- the LOC123208989 gene encoding pathogenesis-related protein PR-4-like — protein sequence MEKFSLCVIFSLSVLVASAYAQSASNVRATYHFYYPAQNNYDLLAVSAFCSTWDATKPLEWRKKYGWTAFCGPAGPTGKDACGKCLRVTNTATGAQAIVRIVDQCSNGGLDLDEGVFSQLDTNGAGKAQGHLIVNYDFVDCGD from the exons ATGGAGAAGTTTAGCTTGTGTGTGATTTTTTCACTCTCTGTTCTGGTGGCAAGTGCTTATGCTCAAAGTGCTTCCAATGTGAGAGCTACATACCATTTCTACTACCCTGCACAGAATAACTATGACTTGCTGGCTGTGAGTGCTTTCTGCTCAACCTGGGATGCCACCAAGCCCTTGGAATGGCGCAAAAAGTATGGCTGGACCGCCTTCTGTGGACCGGCTGGACCTACCGGCAAGGACGCATGTGGGAAATGCTTAAGG GTGACAAACACAGCGACAGGAGCACAGGCAATAGTGAGAATTGTTGATCAATGCAGCAATGGAGGGTTAGATTTGGATGAAGGCGTATTTTCGCAACTTGACACAAACGGGGCAGGAAAAGCTCAAGGCCACCTTATTGTGAACTATGATTTTGTGGATTGTGGAGATTAA
- the LOC123209146 gene encoding probable prefoldin subunit 4, translated as MQQEQGGKSDTEVTWEDQQNINKFGRLNNRFHELEDEIKIAKETNENLEDAGNELILTDEEIVRFQIGEVFAHVPKEEVETRIEEMKEVTSKNLEKLEEEKESVLAQMAELKKILYGKFKDSINLEED; from the exons ATGCAACAAGAACAG GGTGGAAAATCTGACACGGAAGTGACATGGGAAGATCAACAGAACATCAACAAATTCGGAAGATTAAACAACAGATTTCATGAGCTTGAAGACGAAATCAAGATCGCCAAG GAAACAAATGAGAACCTGGAGGATGCAGGCAATGAATTGATTCTGACAGATGAAGAGATTGTTCGGTTCCAAATTGGAGAAGTCTTTGCCCATGTACCTAAGGAAGAAGTGGAGACCAGGATAGAAGAGATGAAAGAAGTGACTAGTAAGAACTTGGAAAAACTTGAGGAAGAGAAGGAATCTGTACTTGCCCAAATGGCTGAGTTGAAGAAGATTCTATACGGGAAATTCAAGGACTCCATTAACCTAGAGGAGGATTAA